In the Malaya genurostris strain Urasoe2022 chromosome 1, Malgen_1.1, whole genome shotgun sequence genome, one interval contains:
- the LOC131426427 gene encoding partitioning defective 3 homolog isoform X1 has product MMKKKSSVFELPPKCPALADKITGIFGWRHTYRVSQKQKGIPHCQQYLHKTYSLNLPRKTNPDSWVAVHHLQSQSGILDPDDHVSDVADDREEIIASYEDCPGGPDPGVPQGGGDGASGSSVGTGSPDIFRSEPGKYGPESSTPHIEVTSNEQPPGGLGLQVRRGSEPSLHQLGVTDQRSPLYNVSPNGHQDTKRWSAAPVCRIDTDPPERLLSPSNGVPYMAPEWNVLPEEESHDSLPQQFSRSGRLSMQFLGAEAANGYRWIDAAERAAANVTPYNGTSANSSFNSKSLPRESKRKEPLGQANASFYESIREKDGEMLLVVNENGGPLGLTAIPDPDNGGLLVQSVEPGGRADKGRVRRGDRILEINNIKLIGLSESSVQEHLKKSLSSPELRLRVIRAAVGAKHKRDNRVSQMIEAEEKPTTTGAKVATVSPTRKIPGAPSGISLQTANTRKPGKRIEISLKKGINGLGFSVTTRDNQAGRQCPIYIKNILSKGAAVEDGRLKPGDRLLEVDGVPMTGKSQSEVVSILRATEYGATVVIVVSRQQEIAEVEEREIGCGVESEQKNTPPKPPPPVLPKSTLKQGTRAKSEELLDTHDSGGPHTRSASSSKLNPTSQTNGVSPSSGMPPVQKKPLASILKSVSTNQMSELFHEHSQQQQQQSAANAPAGFQWKNREILTLHIPVHDTEKAGLGVSVKGKTGSGNSSSGSNGSGKHDGDLGIFVKSVLHGGAASRDGRLKMNDQLLSVNGVSLLGQSNAEAMDTLRRAIQTGGSNHPGKIILTVARRIGRPVSTGELLETIDNSNSSDQSGATVIYLSPDKQQQQPSGEKQQPQKRYSNPVLDRLTGGGIGGGGNSSSSLNNPSSASGSPSNQRPSPLSSHGLRNESYYMATNDNWSPAANLNGSHAVLIEEDPEPTSPTFHLARPSDETNSTSTPNGDVTYASQLSLDTNPPAADAFSRDAIGRRSMSEKHHAALDARETGTYQRNKKLREERERDKKIGNGGVGSGSVESVTQMGRMNSLKAKSDLRAEALDRLGELGPSLGMKKSSSLESLQTMVQEIQMADEPRGPTALRTPRGRGREEILRAAVERPPETQAKKHWLLEDAAPDVDSGGFVSRGSPFQSSLNDGKNKIRHKKNGLFRGIGHMFRFGKHRKDGIAPISDNVPADYTASWGDAPTSNGISAQQKSQTLTVKNTSSKPVHSNGPASIAGLPNGIGSAAGGGGGGGANNQPTKSTNSIERSASSGVVVSQPPLYQPPPPPPHQNGSMPTSIHHTDVFNHRYSHYVNYEELQQQISRRHHHYHSQRSTRNTPPVELAIHQHQTQLAQQKLKQSRPVSSYYDSSSGGGGYETIHHNGGGSQRKSSHPSSPSKREQQQQQQQQQHNGAWNGGTVSSSSGSTGPGYQNHGSIRSRGPFVTQVQIQNPMPYQQ; this is encoded by the exons ATGATGAAAAAGAAGTCCAGCGTGTTCGAGCTGCCGCCGAAGTGTCCGGCACTGGCTGATAAAATCACCGGCATCTTCGGTTGGCGGCACACGTACCGAGTGTCACAGAAGCAGAAGGGCATCCCGCACTGTCAGCAGTATCTGCACAAAACCTACTCACTCAATCTGCCCAGGAAAACG AATCCCGACTCGTGGGTTGCAGTGCACCATTTGCAGTCACAGTCCGGCATACTGGATCCGGATGATCATGTAAGTGATGTGGCCGATGACCGGGAGGAGATTATCGCCAGCTACGAAGATTGCCCGGGTGGACCGGATCCGGGAGTTCCCCAGGGTGGTGGAGATGGTGCTAGTGGCAGTTCGGTTGGAACCGGCAGTCCAGATATATTTCGTTCCGAACCGGGAAAGTACGGACCGGAAAGTTCGACCCCTCACATTGAGGTTACCTCGAATGAACAACCCCCGGGCGGTCTTGGTTTGCAAGTCCGACGTGGCAGTGAACCGTCGCTGCATCAACTCGGTGTGACCGATCAACGAAGTCCGCTGTATAATGTTAGCCCGAATGGCCATCAGGACACGAAACGGTGGTCGGCTGCACCGGTCTGCCGTATTGACACAGATCCACCGGAAAGATTGCTGTCACCTTCCAACGGGGTTCCCTACATGGCCCCCGAGTGGAACGTACTGCCAGAGGAAGAATCTCACGACAGTCTGCCGCAGCAGTTTTCCCGATCGGGCCGACTTTCGATGCAGTTCCTTGGGGCCGAAGCTGCCAATGGCTACCGTTGGATTGATGCGGCCGAACGTGCGGCAGCCAATGTCACCCCGTACAACGGTACCAGTGCGAACAGTAGCTTCAACTCGAAATCTCTACCGCGGGAATCCAAGCGGAAGGAACCGCTGGGGCAGGCGAATGCCTCCTTCTACGAATCGATCCGTGAGAAAGATGG CGAAATGCTTCTGGTGGTGAACGAAAACGGTGGTCCCCTGGGTCTAACGGCAATTCCAGACCCGGACAATGGAGGACTGCTGGTGCAGAGCGTGGAACCGGGTGGCCGAGCCGATAAGGGCCGGGTACGACGCGGTGACCGGATTCTAGAAATCAACAACATCAAACTGATTGGTCTCTCGGAGAGTTCCGTGCAGGAACATCTCAAGAAGAGTCTTTCATCACCGGAGCTGCGGTTAAGGGTAATCCGGGCGGCGGTAGGAGCCAAACACAAGCGTGACAACCGAGTCTCGCAGATGATCGAAGCGGAGGAAAAACCGACAACGACGGGTGCCAAAGTGGCAACGGTTTCTCCCACCAGGAAGATTCCGGGCGCTCCGTCCGGAATCAGCTTACAGACGGCGAACACACGAAAACCAGGAAAACGAATCGAGATTTCGCTTAAGAAGGGAATCAACGGGTTGGGATTTTCGGTTACCACCCGGGACAATCAGGCGGGCCGGCAGTGTCCGatttatattaaaaatatacTGTCGAAAGGTGCCGCCGTCGAGGACGGCAGACTGAAGCCCGGGGATAGACTGCTAGAGGTGGACGGTGTTCCGATGACGGGCAAATCTCAGAGCGAGGTGGTGTCGATCCTTCGGGCCACGGAGTATGGAGCGACCGTTGTGATTGTTGTTTCACGACAGCAGGAAATTGCTGAGGTagaggagagagagatt GGTTGCGGAGTGGAAAGCGAACAGAAGAACACACCACCAAAACCACCGCCTCCGGTGCTACCCAAATCGACGCTCAAACAGGGCACGCGTGCCAAGTCGGAAGAACTGCTGGACACACACGATTCCGGTGGTCCCCACACTCGATCGGCCAGTAGTTCAAAGCTCAACCCAACCAGTCAGACTAACGGTGTTAGTCCATCGTCCGGAATGCCCCCGGTGCAGAAGAAACCCCTGGCGTCGATACTGAAATCCGTGTCCACCAATCAAATGTCCGAACTGTTCCACGAACATtctcaacaacaacagcagcagtcaGCTGCGAATGCCCCGGCCGGATTCCAGTGGAAAAATCGTGAAATTCTAACGTTGCACATTCCGGTGCACGATACGGAAAAGGCTGGGCTGGGGGTTAGTGTGAAGGGGAAAACCGGCTCCGGAAATAGCAGCAGCGGTAGCAATGGAAGTGGTAAACACGACGGTGATTTGGGtattttcgtgaaaagtgtcctCCATGGTGGTGCTGCCAGTCGGGATGGACGACTGAAAATGAACGATCAATTGCTCAGCGTGAACGGAGTGTCGCTACTCGGTCAATCCAATGCGGAAGCGATGGACACGCTGAGACGAGCGATCCAAACGG GTGGAAGTAACCATCCGGGTAAAATTATCCTTACCGTGGCTCGTCGAATAGGTCGCCCGGTCAGTACGGGTGAGCTGCTGGAAACAATCgataattccaactccagtgatCAATCCGGAGCGACTGTTATTTACCTTAGTCCGGataagcaacaacaacaaccgtcCGGTGAAAAACAGCAGCCACAAAAACGCTACAGTAACCCGGTGCTCGATCGGTTAACCGGTGGTGGTATTGGCGGCGGTGGCAACAGCAGTAGTAGCCTCAACAATCCCTCAAGTGCCAGCGGTAGTCCGAGTAACCAAAGACCCTCGCCACTGTCGAGTCACGGGCTGCGCAACGAAAGCTACTACATGGCCACCAACGACAATTGGAGTCCGGCAGCGAATCTCAACGGTAGCCACGCAGTGTTGATCGAAGAGGACCCGGAACCAACGTCTCC AACCTTCCACTTGGCACGGCCCTCGGATGAGACCAATTCTACGTCCACTCCGAACGGGGACGTCACGTATGCCAGTCAACTTTCGCTCGATACTAACCCACCGGCGGCGGATGCCTTCAGTAGGGATGCCATCGGAAGGCGCTCGATGTCCGAGAAACATCATGCCGCACTGGACGCACGGGAAACTGGAACCTACCAGCGAAACAAGAAACTTCGCGAGGAACGGGAACGGGATAAAAAAATTGGCAACGGTGGTGTCGGATCGGGATCGGTTGAATCCGTTACCCAGATGGGTCGAATGAATAGTTTAAAGGCAAAATCGGATCTACGGGCCGAAGCTTTGGATCGGTTGGGAGAGTTGGGCCCTTCGCTTGGAATGAAAAAATCTTCCAGCTTGGAATCACTGCAAACGATGGTGCAGGAGATTCAGATGGCTGACGAACCACGGGGACCGACGGCACTGCGAACACCCCGTGGCCGTGGGCGAGAGGAAATTTTGAGGGCTGCCGTGGAAAGGCCACCGGAAACGC AAGCTAAAAAACATTGGCTACTGGAAGATGCAGCTCCGGACGTTGATTCGGGTGGTTTCGTCTCACGGGGAAGTCCATTCCAGTCATCGCTGAACGACGGGAAAAACAAAATCCGTCACAAGAAGAATGGTTTATTCCGAGGTATCGGTCATATGTTTAGATTCGGTAAACATCGTAAGGATGGAATAGCCCCCATCAGTGATAATGTTCCGGCGGATTATACGGCCAGCTGGGGTGACGCACCGACGAGTAACGGTATCAGTGCCCAGCAGAAATCTCAAACGTTAACCGTCAAAAACACCAGTTCGAAACCTGTGCATTCAAATGGCCCAGCGTCCATCGCAGGTCTACCGAATGGAATTGGTTCGGCTGCTGGCGgtggcggtggtggtggtgccAACAATCAACCCACAAAATCGACTAATTCGATCGAACGATCGGCCAGCTCCGGTGTGGTAGTAAGTCAACCGCCCCTGTATCAACCGCCGCCACCACCTCCGCACCAGAACGGCAGTATGCCAACGTCGATTCACCATACGGACGTGTTCAATCACCGTTATTCGCACTACGTCAACTACGAGGAACTGCAGCAGCAGATAAG
- the LOC131426427 gene encoding partitioning defective 3 homolog isoform X5 translates to MMKKKSSVFELPPKCPALADKITGIFGWRHTYRVSQKQKGIPHCQQYLHKTYSLNLPRKTNPDSWVAVHHLQSQSGILDPDDHVSDVADDREEIIASYEDCPGGPDPGVPQGGGDGASGSSVGTGSPDIFRSEPGKYGPESSTPHIEVTSNEQPPGGLGLQVRRGSEPSLHQLGVTDQRSPLYNVSPNGHQDTKRWSAAPVCRIDTDPPERLLSPSNGVPYMAPEWNVLPEEESHDSLPQQFSRSGRLSMQFLGAEAANGYRWIDAAERAAANVTPYNGTSANSSFNSKSLPRESKRKEPLGQANASFYESIREKDGEMLLVVNENGGPLGLTAIPDPDNGGLLVQSVEPGGRADKGRVRRGDRILEINNIKLIGLSESSVQEHLKKSLSSPELRLRVIRAAVGAKHKRDNRVSQMIEAEEKPTTTGAKVATVSPTRKIPGAPSGISLQTANTRKPGKRIEISLKKGINGLGFSVTTRDNQAGRQCPIYIKNILSKGAAVEDGRLKPGDRLLEVDGVPMTGKSQSEVVSILRATEYGATVVIVVSRQQEIAEVEEREIGCGVESEQKNTPPKPPPPVLPKSTLKQGTRAKSEELLDTHDSGGPHTRSASSSKLNPTSQTNGVSPSSGMPPVQKKPLASILKSVSTNQMSELFHEHSQQQQQQSAANAPAGFQWKNREILTLHIPVHDTEKAGLGVSVKGKTGSGNSSSGSNGSGKHDGDLGIFVKSVLHGGAASRDGRLKMNDQLLSVNGVSLLGQSNAEAMDTLRRAIQTGGSNHPGKIILTVARRIGRPVSTGELLETIDNSNSSDQSGATVIYLSPDKQQQQPSGEKQQPQKRYSNPVLDRLTGGGIGGGGNSSSSLNNPSSASGSPSNQRPSPLSSHGLRNESYYMATNDNWSPAANLNGSHAVLIEEDPEPTSPTFHLARPSDETNSTSTPNGDVTYASQLSLDTNPPAADAFSRDAIGRRSMSEKHHAALDARETGTYQRNKKLREERERDKKIGNGGVGSGSVESVTQMGRMNSLKAKSDLRAEALDRLGELGPSLGMKKSSSLESLQTMVQEIQMADEPRGPTALRTPRGRGREEILRAAVERPPETQAKKHWLLEDAAPDVDSGGFVSRGSPFQSSLNDGKNKIRHKKNGLFRGIGHMFRFGKHRKDGIAPISDNVPADYTASWGDAPTSNGISAQQKSQTLTVKNTSSKPVHSNGPASIAGLPNGIGSAAGGGGGGGANNQPTKSTNSIERSASSGVVVSQPPLYQPPPPPPHQNGSMPTSIHHTDVFNHRYSHYVNYEELQQQISLHINKILSSLNF, encoded by the exons ATGATGAAAAAGAAGTCCAGCGTGTTCGAGCTGCCGCCGAAGTGTCCGGCACTGGCTGATAAAATCACCGGCATCTTCGGTTGGCGGCACACGTACCGAGTGTCACAGAAGCAGAAGGGCATCCCGCACTGTCAGCAGTATCTGCACAAAACCTACTCACTCAATCTGCCCAGGAAAACG AATCCCGACTCGTGGGTTGCAGTGCACCATTTGCAGTCACAGTCCGGCATACTGGATCCGGATGATCATGTAAGTGATGTGGCCGATGACCGGGAGGAGATTATCGCCAGCTACGAAGATTGCCCGGGTGGACCGGATCCGGGAGTTCCCCAGGGTGGTGGAGATGGTGCTAGTGGCAGTTCGGTTGGAACCGGCAGTCCAGATATATTTCGTTCCGAACCGGGAAAGTACGGACCGGAAAGTTCGACCCCTCACATTGAGGTTACCTCGAATGAACAACCCCCGGGCGGTCTTGGTTTGCAAGTCCGACGTGGCAGTGAACCGTCGCTGCATCAACTCGGTGTGACCGATCAACGAAGTCCGCTGTATAATGTTAGCCCGAATGGCCATCAGGACACGAAACGGTGGTCGGCTGCACCGGTCTGCCGTATTGACACAGATCCACCGGAAAGATTGCTGTCACCTTCCAACGGGGTTCCCTACATGGCCCCCGAGTGGAACGTACTGCCAGAGGAAGAATCTCACGACAGTCTGCCGCAGCAGTTTTCCCGATCGGGCCGACTTTCGATGCAGTTCCTTGGGGCCGAAGCTGCCAATGGCTACCGTTGGATTGATGCGGCCGAACGTGCGGCAGCCAATGTCACCCCGTACAACGGTACCAGTGCGAACAGTAGCTTCAACTCGAAATCTCTACCGCGGGAATCCAAGCGGAAGGAACCGCTGGGGCAGGCGAATGCCTCCTTCTACGAATCGATCCGTGAGAAAGATGG CGAAATGCTTCTGGTGGTGAACGAAAACGGTGGTCCCCTGGGTCTAACGGCAATTCCAGACCCGGACAATGGAGGACTGCTGGTGCAGAGCGTGGAACCGGGTGGCCGAGCCGATAAGGGCCGGGTACGACGCGGTGACCGGATTCTAGAAATCAACAACATCAAACTGATTGGTCTCTCGGAGAGTTCCGTGCAGGAACATCTCAAGAAGAGTCTTTCATCACCGGAGCTGCGGTTAAGGGTAATCCGGGCGGCGGTAGGAGCCAAACACAAGCGTGACAACCGAGTCTCGCAGATGATCGAAGCGGAGGAAAAACCGACAACGACGGGTGCCAAAGTGGCAACGGTTTCTCCCACCAGGAAGATTCCGGGCGCTCCGTCCGGAATCAGCTTACAGACGGCGAACACACGAAAACCAGGAAAACGAATCGAGATTTCGCTTAAGAAGGGAATCAACGGGTTGGGATTTTCGGTTACCACCCGGGACAATCAGGCGGGCCGGCAGTGTCCGatttatattaaaaatatacTGTCGAAAGGTGCCGCCGTCGAGGACGGCAGACTGAAGCCCGGGGATAGACTGCTAGAGGTGGACGGTGTTCCGATGACGGGCAAATCTCAGAGCGAGGTGGTGTCGATCCTTCGGGCCACGGAGTATGGAGCGACCGTTGTGATTGTTGTTTCACGACAGCAGGAAATTGCTGAGGTagaggagagagagatt GGTTGCGGAGTGGAAAGCGAACAGAAGAACACACCACCAAAACCACCGCCTCCGGTGCTACCCAAATCGACGCTCAAACAGGGCACGCGTGCCAAGTCGGAAGAACTGCTGGACACACACGATTCCGGTGGTCCCCACACTCGATCGGCCAGTAGTTCAAAGCTCAACCCAACCAGTCAGACTAACGGTGTTAGTCCATCGTCCGGAATGCCCCCGGTGCAGAAGAAACCCCTGGCGTCGATACTGAAATCCGTGTCCACCAATCAAATGTCCGAACTGTTCCACGAACATtctcaacaacaacagcagcagtcaGCTGCGAATGCCCCGGCCGGATTCCAGTGGAAAAATCGTGAAATTCTAACGTTGCACATTCCGGTGCACGATACGGAAAAGGCTGGGCTGGGGGTTAGTGTGAAGGGGAAAACCGGCTCCGGAAATAGCAGCAGCGGTAGCAATGGAAGTGGTAAACACGACGGTGATTTGGGtattttcgtgaaaagtgtcctCCATGGTGGTGCTGCCAGTCGGGATGGACGACTGAAAATGAACGATCAATTGCTCAGCGTGAACGGAGTGTCGCTACTCGGTCAATCCAATGCGGAAGCGATGGACACGCTGAGACGAGCGATCCAAACGG GTGGAAGTAACCATCCGGGTAAAATTATCCTTACCGTGGCTCGTCGAATAGGTCGCCCGGTCAGTACGGGTGAGCTGCTGGAAACAATCgataattccaactccagtgatCAATCCGGAGCGACTGTTATTTACCTTAGTCCGGataagcaacaacaacaaccgtcCGGTGAAAAACAGCAGCCACAAAAACGCTACAGTAACCCGGTGCTCGATCGGTTAACCGGTGGTGGTATTGGCGGCGGTGGCAACAGCAGTAGTAGCCTCAACAATCCCTCAAGTGCCAGCGGTAGTCCGAGTAACCAAAGACCCTCGCCACTGTCGAGTCACGGGCTGCGCAACGAAAGCTACTACATGGCCACCAACGACAATTGGAGTCCGGCAGCGAATCTCAACGGTAGCCACGCAGTGTTGATCGAAGAGGACCCGGAACCAACGTCTCC AACCTTCCACTTGGCACGGCCCTCGGATGAGACCAATTCTACGTCCACTCCGAACGGGGACGTCACGTATGCCAGTCAACTTTCGCTCGATACTAACCCACCGGCGGCGGATGCCTTCAGTAGGGATGCCATCGGAAGGCGCTCGATGTCCGAGAAACATCATGCCGCACTGGACGCACGGGAAACTGGAACCTACCAGCGAAACAAGAAACTTCGCGAGGAACGGGAACGGGATAAAAAAATTGGCAACGGTGGTGTCGGATCGGGATCGGTTGAATCCGTTACCCAGATGGGTCGAATGAATAGTTTAAAGGCAAAATCGGATCTACGGGCCGAAGCTTTGGATCGGTTGGGAGAGTTGGGCCCTTCGCTTGGAATGAAAAAATCTTCCAGCTTGGAATCACTGCAAACGATGGTGCAGGAGATTCAGATGGCTGACGAACCACGGGGACCGACGGCACTGCGAACACCCCGTGGCCGTGGGCGAGAGGAAATTTTGAGGGCTGCCGTGGAAAGGCCACCGGAAACGC AAGCTAAAAAACATTGGCTACTGGAAGATGCAGCTCCGGACGTTGATTCGGGTGGTTTCGTCTCACGGGGAAGTCCATTCCAGTCATCGCTGAACGACGGGAAAAACAAAATCCGTCACAAGAAGAATGGTTTATTCCGAGGTATCGGTCATATGTTTAGATTCGGTAAACATCGTAAGGATGGAATAGCCCCCATCAGTGATAATGTTCCGGCGGATTATACGGCCAGCTGGGGTGACGCACCGACGAGTAACGGTATCAGTGCCCAGCAGAAATCTCAAACGTTAACCGTCAAAAACACCAGTTCGAAACCTGTGCATTCAAATGGCCCAGCGTCCATCGCAGGTCTACCGAATGGAATTGGTTCGGCTGCTGGCGgtggcggtggtggtggtgccAACAATCAACCCACAAAATCGACTAATTCGATCGAACGATCGGCCAGCTCCGGTGTGGTAGTAAGTCAACCGCCCCTGTATCAACCGCCGCCACCACCTCCGCACCAGAACGGCAGTATGCCAACGTCGATTCACCATACGGACGTGTTCAATCACCGTTATTCGCACTACGTCAACTACGAGGAACTGCAGCAGCAGATAAG CTTACACATTAACAAGATTCTGTCGTCTCTTAACTTCTAA